The Palaemon carinicauda isolate YSFRI2023 chromosome 33, ASM3689809v2, whole genome shotgun sequence genome contains a region encoding:
- the LOC137625935 gene encoding uncharacterized protein isoform X2, with protein sequence MRSWKWCWSKSICFFVIISTLCCEGFQVSRASTECMKHISTAGINSEDILAEGDSVTFRYYVKKDDLLKPEDDLYTLHWDDDIMPLYVAEDLRFCKFFEVDEKNQTLRIRVKKASLVNRNFYRGLRPVEFRRVFGQSMDSANCTIILRHYFTCMSKSSKQTRGIFAKKCTATTKNQKLNSTSLLENYTNSGDLPTTSGHYPELDYDTRRPSSSIHAINDVIPDVGRNALVDVTAPSVTTTTVSNDPEFNLQLTVGIIGGLLGLMFVIGVGVGIYYNYKKGVRLGVFQRRPKETKTITTLGSIYPNIVCNDNEMREKAQVPEDPSAHTPYPNYAYANPAATEPVPLNHRLI encoded by the exons ATGAGATCGTGGAAATGGTGCTGGTCGAAAAGCATTTGTTTTTTCGTCATTATTTCCACTTTATGTTGTGAAGGTTTCCAAGTGTCTAGAGCAA GTACGGAATGCATGAAACACATTTCCACCGCAGGAATCAACAGCGAAGACATTTTGGCTGAAGGAGACAGCGTCACCTTCAGATATTACGTGAAGAAAGATGACCTACTCAAGCCAGAGGACGATCTCTACACTCTTCATTGGGACGATGATATTATGCCACTGTATGTCGCCGAAGATTTGAGGTTCTGTAAGTTCTTCGAGGTCGATGAGAAAAACCAAACTCTGAGAATTCGAGTCAAGAAAGCTTCCTTAGTTAATCGGAACTTTTATCGAGGTTTG AGACCAGTTGAATTTCGACGCGTATTTGGTCAATCTATGGACTCTGCAAAT TGCACAATTATCCTCAGACATTATTTCACTTGCATGTCTAAAAGTTCAAAGCAAACCAGAGGAATATTTGCTAAAAAATGCACTGCT ACAACCAAAAATCAAAAACTTAATTCGACATCCTTATTGGAGAATTATACAAATTCTGGCGATCTTCCCACTACTTCCGGTCACTACCCAGAGCTAGATTATGACACA cGACGACCCTCATCGTCAATCCACGCCATCAATGACGTGATACCTGATGTTGGTCGAAATGCTCTAGTTGATGTTACAGCTCCATCTGTCACTACTACTACAGTTAGTAATGACCCGGAATTTAACCTACAACTAACCGTTGGTATTATTGGAGGATTGCTCGGTCTTATGTTCGTCATAGGCGTAGGCGTAGGAATTTATTACAA CTATAAAAAGGGCGTAAGGCTCGGCGTCTTCCAGCGGCGTCCGAAGGAGACCAAAACTATCACTACTCTGGGGTCCATTTATCCAAATATTGTTTGCAATGACAACGAAATGAG GGAAAAGGCGCAGGTCCCCGAGGACCCTTCCGCCCACACGCCCTATCCTAACTACGCCTACGCTAACCCAGCGGCCACGGAACCCGTTCCTTTAAATCACAGACTAATTTGA
- the LOC137625935 gene encoding uncharacterized protein isoform X1, whose protein sequence is MRSWKWCWSKSICFFVIISTLCCEGFQVSRASTECMKHISTAGINSEDILAEGDSVTFRYYVKKDDLLKPEDDLYTLHWDDDIMPLYVAEDLRFCKFFEVDEKNQTLRIRVKKASLVNRNFYRGLRPVEFRRVFGQSMDSANCTIILRHYFTCMSKSSKQTRGIFAKKCTAVSTYNAVSYHNPITTTTKNQKLNSTSLLENYTNSGDLPTTSGHYPELDYDTRRPSSSIHAINDVIPDVGRNALVDVTAPSVTTTTVSNDPEFNLQLTVGIIGGLLGLMFVIGVGVGIYYNYKKGVRLGVFQRRPKETKTITTLGSIYPNIVCNDNEMREKAQVPEDPSAHTPYPNYAYANPAATEPVPLNHRLI, encoded by the exons ATGAGATCGTGGAAATGGTGCTGGTCGAAAAGCATTTGTTTTTTCGTCATTATTTCCACTTTATGTTGTGAAGGTTTCCAAGTGTCTAGAGCAA GTACGGAATGCATGAAACACATTTCCACCGCAGGAATCAACAGCGAAGACATTTTGGCTGAAGGAGACAGCGTCACCTTCAGATATTACGTGAAGAAAGATGACCTACTCAAGCCAGAGGACGATCTCTACACTCTTCATTGGGACGATGATATTATGCCACTGTATGTCGCCGAAGATTTGAGGTTCTGTAAGTTCTTCGAGGTCGATGAGAAAAACCAAACTCTGAGAATTCGAGTCAAGAAAGCTTCCTTAGTTAATCGGAACTTTTATCGAGGTTTG AGACCAGTTGAATTTCGACGCGTATTTGGTCAATCTATGGACTCTGCAAAT TGCACAATTATCCTCAGACATTATTTCACTTGCATGTCTAAAAGTTCAAAGCAAACCAGAGGAATATTTGCTAAAAAATGCACTGCTGTAAGTACTTATAACGCAGTATCATACCACAATCCCATCACGACT ACAACCAAAAATCAAAAACTTAATTCGACATCCTTATTGGAGAATTATACAAATTCTGGCGATCTTCCCACTACTTCCGGTCACTACCCAGAGCTAGATTATGACACA cGACGACCCTCATCGTCAATCCACGCCATCAATGACGTGATACCTGATGTTGGTCGAAATGCTCTAGTTGATGTTACAGCTCCATCTGTCACTACTACTACAGTTAGTAATGACCCGGAATTTAACCTACAACTAACCGTTGGTATTATTGGAGGATTGCTCGGTCTTATGTTCGTCATAGGCGTAGGCGTAGGAATTTATTACAA CTATAAAAAGGGCGTAAGGCTCGGCGTCTTCCAGCGGCGTCCGAAGGAGACCAAAACTATCACTACTCTGGGGTCCATTTATCCAAATATTGTTTGCAATGACAACGAAATGAG GGAAAAGGCGCAGGTCCCCGAGGACCCTTCCGCCCACACGCCCTATCCTAACTACGCCTACGCTAACCCAGCGGCCACGGAACCCGTTCCTTTAAATCACAGACTAATTTGA